The DNA segment GGAGTCCCGCGCCGCCGGCTGAACTCCCTTGCCCGCCGCAACCCGGCAGGCCAGGCTGCCGGTCGTGAACGGTTACTGGCCCCACGCGGACGCCCAGGAGGCCCGCCGGTTCGGCGCGCCGGAGAACGAGGTGCCGGCGACCGTGCCGGTCAGCGCCCTGCTCGCCCGGACCGATGACGCCGCGGTGACCCTGACCGGGGTGCAGGTGTTCACGACCGGGATCGGCTTCACCCTGGCGGTGCGCTGCCGGCCCGAGGCGCTGCCCGACGACACGACCGATCTGCACGAGCTGCTGTGGCAGGGGCACCACGGGAGGGGCACCGCGCTGATGGTCGGCGTCGAGCTCGCCGACGGCCGCCGCGCCAGCAACCTGCCCGGCCACGACCCGTTCGCCGCCGCCGGCGACCCCGAGGCCCTCGTGTTCACCCAGGGGAGCGGCTCCGGTCACCAGCTGACCGTCGAGCAGGAGTGGTGGCTGAGCCCGCTCCCGCCGGCCGGCCCGCTGCGCGTGGTGGTCCGCTGCGACGTGCTCGGCCTGCCCGAGACCGTGACCGAGCTCGACGGCGCCGCGATCCGGGCGGCTGCCGAGGACGTCGTCGTCCTGTGGCCGTGGGTCCCGCGGCACGGCCTCGAGCCGCCGGAGCCGCCCGCGCCGGACCTCCCCGCGGACAGCTGGTTCGCCCGCGGCTGATCTCGCATGCGACGGGGACGTCGGGGTAGGCGGCGGTGGACGCCCCGCGACGGAGAGGAACCCCCATGGCCAGCTGCGAGGTCTGCGGCAACGACTACCGGCTCAGCTTCGAGGTGCACGCCGCCGGCGCGGTGCACACCTTCGACAGCTTCGAGTGCGCCATCCACGCGCTGGCGCCGGTCTGCGAGCACTGCGGGGTGAAGGTGGTCGGGCACGGCGTCGAGGCCGACGGGGTGTTCTTCTGCTGCGCCTCCTGCGCCCGCATGCACGGCGAGCAGGCGAGCGCGGCCGAGCTGGTCGACCACGCGGGACGTGCCCCCGACGAGCGGTGAGCCCGGCGGACGTCGTCCGGCTCAGCAAGCGGTTGTCCTACGTGCTGCGGCACCGGCCCGACAGCGCGGGGCTGACCCTCGACGCCGCCGGCTGGGTCGACGTCGACGACGTGCTCGTGGCCCTCGGGCTGACCCGGGCGCAGCTGGACGAGGTGGTGGCCGGCAACGACAAGCGACGGTTCGCCCTCGACGACGCTGGCACCCGGATCCGCGCCAGCCAGGGGCACAGCGTGCCCGTCGACCTCGGCTACGCCCCGGCGCGGCCGCCCGCTGAGCTCTTCCACGGCACCGTGGAGCGCTTCCTCCCGCAGATCCTGGTCGAGGGCCTGCGACCGGGCGCGCGGCACGCCGTGCACCTCAGCCCGGACGTGCGGACGGCGCGGGCCGTCGGTGCACGGCGCGGCCCGCCCGTCGTGCTCCGGGTCGACGCCGCAGCCATGGCGGCCGACGGCGTGGCGTTCTCCCGGTCGGCGAACGGGGTCTGGCTGGTCGACGCCGTACCGGCCGAGCACCTGACCGTGCTGGCCGGGCGCTGACCGGTGGCGGTTCCCAGGGTCCGGTCAGCGGGGGATGAGAGCATGGTGGACCACGGGACGAGCGGGCCGGCCGGCCCGCCGGCGTGCAGGAGCGGGGGTGCCGGGCTGGACGGGCGGTTGGCGGAGCTGGTCCCGGGGAGTCCCCGGACGGACCTGCAGCGGTCGGTGCTCGCGCACGACTGGGCCACCACCCCGCTGGGCGCCGAGGAGCTCTGGTCGCCCACCCTGCGCACCGCGGCGAGCACCGTGCTGAACACCCGCTTCGCCATGCTGCTCATGTGGGGTCGCGACCTCGTCATGGTCTACAACGACGCCTACGCGCCCATGCTGGGGCTGCGGCACCCCAAGGCGCTCGGGCAGTGCGTGCCCGACGTCTGGGTCGACGTGTGGGCCGACATCGAGCCGATGATCGCCGAGGTGTTCGCCGGCGGGGTGACCGCATTCGAGGACCTCCCGCTCGTGATGACCCGCAACGGCTACCCCGAGGAGTGCTACTTCACGTTCTCCTACTCGCCGGTCGTCGAGCCGGGCGGCACCGTGGCCGGGTTGCTCAACACCGTCGTGGAGACGACGCCCCGGGTGCTCGCCGCTCGCCGGATGGCCGTGCTGCAGCAGCTGGGCAGCCTGCCGCGGTCGGTGCACGGCAGCGCCACCGAGGCCTGCGCGGCCGCGCTGGCGGTCCTCGCCGAGGCCCGCACCGACTGCCCGTTCGGGCTGGTCTACCTGCTCGGGGCCGACGCACACACCGCCGACCCGGTCGCCGGCTACGGCATCGGTGACGCGGCCGACCTCGCCGGCACGGTCTTCCCCGCGCAGGTCCGGGAGGCCATCGCCACCCGGTCCGTGGTCACCACGAGCGGTCTGGCGACGGCGGCACCGGGGCTGTCGGCCACCGGTGCCAGCCCGGCCGGGGACGCCGACGTCGACTCGGCGTTCGTGCTGCCCCTGACCGTGGCCGGGCAGAGCACGCCGGTGGGCGCGCTGGTCCTGGGCACCAGCCCGCACCTGCAGCTGGACGAGGACTACCGGGGCTTCCTCAGCCTGGCCGCCGGGCAGGTGGCCGCCGCTGTCACCGACGCCCAGGCCGTCCTGGCCGAGCGCCGCCGGGCCGCCGAGCGGGCCGAGTACGACAACGCCCGGGCCCAGTTCTTCACCGAGGTCGCGGTCACCCTGCAGCGCGCCGTCCTCGGGCCGACGGTGCTGCCGGAGGGCTTCGCCGTCCACTACGAGCCGGCGAGCGGCACGCTGGAGGTCGGCGGCGACTGGTACGACGTCGTCGACCTGCCCGACGGCCAGTACGGCGTGGTGGTCGGGGACGTGGTCGGCCGCGGTCTGCCCGCCGCGGCGGTGATGGGCCAGCTGCGCAGCGCCGGCCGGGCGCTGCTGCTGGAGAGCCACTCCCCGGCGCACGTGCTGGCCGCGCTGGACCGCTTCGCCGACCTGGTCCCGGGCGCGTCCTGCAGCACGGTCTTCTGCGCCGTCGTCGACCCGGCCGCGGGCACGCTGCGCTACAGCAGCGCCGGGCACGTGCCCGCCATCGTGGTCGACTCCGACGGCAGCTCACGCTTCCTGACCGCGGCCGGCTCGCTGCCGTTGGCGGTCTTGGCCGACCTGGTCCGGCCGGAGCGGGACGTCGCGCTCGGCCCCGGGTCGACGCTGCTGCTCTACACCGACGGGCTCGTGGAGCGCCGTGACCAGGACCTGGACCAGGGCATGGACCGGGCGGTCGCCGCGGTCACCGAAGGCCGGCACCTGGCCCCCGCCGCGCTGGCCGACCTGCTCACCGACCAGCTGCTGTCGGACGCGCCCGACGACGACGTCGCGTTCCTGCTCTACCGCACCCCGGGCTGACCACCGGGGTGCCGTACGGCGAGCAGCGCCACGTCGTCGTCCCCCCGGCCGCCGAGCTCGGCCAGCAGCTCGTCGCACAGCTCGTCCAGCGGCCCCTGCCCGTGCGCCTGGACCGCCTGCAGCAGCCAGGCGAAGCCGGCGTCGAGCGTGGCGTCGCGCCGTTCGACCAGCCCGTCGGTGTAGAGCAGCAGGGTGTCGCCGGGGTGCAGCGCCAGCTCGTGGTCGGACCGGGCGACGTCGGGGGCGACCCCCAGCAGGCGCTCCGGCGGGCGGGCCAGCAGCTGCACGCGTCCGTCCGCGCAGCGCAGAACCGGGGGCGGGTGGCCGGCGTTGGACCAGGACACCGTGGCGGTGCCGTCGCGGTCCCGGGCGACGCTGACGACCGCGACCGTGACGAGGGTGTGCAGGCGCAGGTCGGCGAGCACCTGGTCCACGGTGCTCAGCACGGTGGCCGGCGAGTCCGCGGCCGTCGACGCGATCGCCCGCAGCATCCCGCGGACCTGGGCCATGGTCGCCGCCGCCGGTGCGTCGTGACCGGCGACGTCGCCGATGACCAGCATCGTGGCGCCGTCGGGCAGCACGAAGGCGTCGTACCAGTCGCCGCCCACCTGGGCGTGCCGCCCGGCCGGCAGGTAGCGCACCGCGGTGGTCAGCCAGTCGACCTGCGGTGGCGGGCCGAGCAGGCTCAGCTGCAGCGTCTCGGCGGTGCGCAGGGCGGCACGGGTGGCGGCGGCCTCGCTGCGCAGCTGGGCCAGGTGCGCGTCCCGGCGCAACCGCAGCGTGCAGGCGCCCACGGCCAGCACGGTCGCCACGGTGATGCCGACCAGCCGGATGCTCTGCGCCAGCAGCCGCTGGTCGGCGAACTGCCCGTCGTAGACGCCGATCAGCACCCCGGCCAGCAGCGCCAGCAGCCCGTAGCCCACCGTGTCCCGGCGGCCGAGGGCCGTCGCCGCGAGCAGCGGCGGCATCGTCAGCAGGCCGATCAGCGACTGGCCGCGACCGCTGAGCAGGTCGGCCAGCACGATCGCGAGCAGGACGGCGGCGGGCATGACCCTCTGCAACCGCCTGGACCCGCCCACCGTGGTGCCCCCGTCCGCCTCGGTCCGTCGGCCCAAGGTAGAGGAGCCGGTCACCGCCGCCGCCGGACGCGCCCTGGCAGCGGCGGAACAGCGCCCCACCGGCCCGCCTTGCACCCGGCATGCGCATCGACCTCACCGGCAAGCGGGCCCTCGTCACCGGTTCCTCCCAGGGCATCGGCCTGGCGATCGCCACCGGGCTGGTCGGGGCCGGCGCCTCCGTCGTCCTCACCGGTCGCCACCCCGGCCGGCTGGACGCAGCCGCGGAGCAGCTGCGGACCGCCGTCGAGGGGGTCGAGGTGACCACCGTGGCCGGCGACGTCGTCACCGACGAGGGGACGGCGCAGCTGCTCGCCGCGGTGCCGGACGTCGACGTGCTGGTCAACAACCTGGGCGTCTTCGGGGCGCAGCCGGCGCTGGAGATCACCGACGACGAGTGGCGCCGCTACTTCGAGACCAACGTGCTGACCGCCGTCCGGCTGACCCGGTCCTACCTGCCGGGCATGCGCGACCGGGGCTGGGGGCGCGTGCAGTACATCGCCAGCGACTCGGCGGTCGTGGTCCCGGATGAGATGATCCACTACGGCATGACCAAGACGGCGCTGCTCGCCGTCTCCCGCGGCTTCGCCAAGGAGGCCGCCGGCTCCGGTGTGACGGTGAACTCGGTGATCGCCGGGCCGACGCACACCGGCGGCGTCGAGGAGTTCGTCCGCTCGCTGGTCGGCAACCAGCTGCCCTGGGACGAGGCGCAGCGGGAGTTCATGCGCGCGCACCGGCCGCA comes from the Modestobacter italicus genome and includes:
- a CDS encoding RNA 2'-phosphotransferase, whose product is MSPADVVRLSKRLSYVLRHRPDSAGLTLDAAGWVDVDDVLVALGLTRAQLDEVVAGNDKRRFALDDAGTRIRASQGHSVPVDLGYAPARPPAELFHGTVERFLPQILVEGLRPGARHAVHLSPDVRTARAVGARRGPPVVLRVDAAAMAADGVAFSRSANGVWLVDAVPAEHLTVLAGR
- a CDS encoding SpoIIE family protein phosphatase, whose amino-acid sequence is MVDHGTSGPAGPPACRSGGAGLDGRLAELVPGSPRTDLQRSVLAHDWATTPLGAEELWSPTLRTAASTVLNTRFAMLLMWGRDLVMVYNDAYAPMLGLRHPKALGQCVPDVWVDVWADIEPMIAEVFAGGVTAFEDLPLVMTRNGYPEECYFTFSYSPVVEPGGTVAGLLNTVVETTPRVLAARRMAVLQQLGSLPRSVHGSATEACAAALAVLAEARTDCPFGLVYLLGADAHTADPVAGYGIGDAADLAGTVFPAQVREAIATRSVVTTSGLATAAPGLSATGASPAGDADVDSAFVLPLTVAGQSTPVGALVLGTSPHLQLDEDYRGFLSLAAGQVAAAVTDAQAVLAERRRAAERAEYDNARAQFFTEVAVTLQRAVLGPTVLPEGFAVHYEPASGTLEVGGDWYDVVDLPDGQYGVVVGDVVGRGLPAAAVMGQLRSAGRALLLESHSPAHVLAALDRFADLVPGASCSTVFCAVVDPAAGTLRYSSAGHVPAIVVDSDGSSRFLTAAGSLPLAVLADLVRPERDVALGPGSTLLLYTDGLVERRDQDLDQGMDRAVAAVTEGRHLAPAALADLLTDQLLSDAPDDDVAFLLYRTPG
- a CDS encoding PP2C family protein-serine/threonine phosphatase; this encodes MPAAVLLAIVLADLLSGRGQSLIGLLTMPPLLAATALGRRDTVGYGLLALLAGVLIGVYDGQFADQRLLAQSIRLVGITVATVLAVGACTLRLRRDAHLAQLRSEAAATRAALRTAETLQLSLLGPPPQVDWLTTAVRYLPAGRHAQVGGDWYDAFVLPDGATMLVIGDVAGHDAPAAATMAQVRGMLRAIASTAADSPATVLSTVDQVLADLRLHTLVTVAVVSVARDRDGTATVSWSNAGHPPPVLRCADGRVQLLARPPERLLGVAPDVARSDHELALHPGDTLLLYTDGLVERRDATLDAGFAWLLQAVQAHGQGPLDELCDELLAELGGRGDDDVALLAVRHPGGQPGVR
- a CDS encoding SDR family NAD(P)-dependent oxidoreductase yields the protein MRIDLTGKRALVTGSSQGIGLAIATGLVGAGASVVLTGRHPGRLDAAAEQLRTAVEGVEVTTVAGDVVTDEGTAQLLAAVPDVDVLVNNLGVFGAQPALEITDDEWRRYFETNVLTAVRLTRSYLPGMRDRGWGRVQYIASDSAVVVPDEMIHYGMTKTALLAVSRGFAKEAAGSGVTVNSVIAGPTHTGGVEEFVRSLVGNQLPWDEAQREFMRAHRPQSLLQRLIEPEEIAHMCVYLASPLASATTGGALRVDGGYVDAILP